In Candidatus Obscuribacterales bacterium, a single window of DNA contains:
- a CDS encoding serine/threonine-protein kinase: MESSIERELTKSCPTCGSDFPGINDTCPLDGTKLQLKDSLIGTTLAGRYKILSKIGRGGMSVVYKGQHLLMDRIVAIKMLHADLISDPVTISRFQQEAKAVSALTHPNVILVFDFGLSSQGLPYLVMDYLQGESLSDIVKQQKHLPVKRCVEIFTQACDALTHAHHKNIIHRDIKPANIMLTVDEDGHEIVKVVDFGIAKMLPRDGEEAVKLTQTGEIFGTPLYMSPEQILGRQLDVRSDIYSLGCVIYETLTGRPPCLGSNAVDTMNKHLVQEPPHFADALPEEYIPEAIEAVVWKALAKEPDKRYQTMAEFKEDLLIAGGPTDWKDSHGKAPTLRATGWQPPVSKKQLYAGIGAGVLAGILLIGWAMLSPQGPYQQSLASKRWQELTDESEKAVQEYDFNKAIRSTEQAVIEAKKLGITNEKLGDSLHDLGALYRLTENYKKAEKCLFDSQQIRERLNGPESPEVADCLDNLGAIYRKQGKFKQAEDFFTRSLTIKSKDGEPDDESAAVTLNSLGMLHSATGKYAQAKDEYSRALKIREATLGANNPATADILTNLGLLYQRQDKYIEAEAMYKKAISAYETQGPNDISLDEPLRDYADLLRKTSRFPEAEAVEKRLAQIENANRPQGK, encoded by the coding sequence ATGGAATCAAGCATTGAAAGAGAGCTGACTAAGTCCTGCCCTACCTGCGGCTCGGACTTTCCTGGCATAAATGACACCTGCCCCTTGGACGGCACCAAGCTGCAGCTGAAAGACTCGCTCATCGGCACTACGCTGGCCGGGCGCTATAAAATCTTGTCCAAGATTGGACGCGGCGGCATGAGTGTAGTCTATAAGGGCCAGCACCTGCTCATGGACCGCATCGTGGCAATTAAAATGCTGCATGCAGACTTAATAAGCGACCCTGTTACTATCAGCCGCTTCCAGCAGGAAGCAAAGGCTGTAAGTGCGCTTACTCACCCTAATGTCATTTTGGTTTTTGACTTTGGTCTTTCATCGCAAGGTTTACCTTATCTAGTAATGGACTACCTGCAGGGGGAAAGCCTGTCCGATATTGTCAAACAACAGAAGCATCTACCAGTAAAACGCTGCGTAGAAATTTTCACGCAAGCCTGCGACGCGCTCACACATGCCCACCACAAGAACATCATCCACCGAGACATTAAGCCGGCAAATATCATGCTCACCGTTGATGAGGATGGACATGAGATAGTCAAAGTGGTCGACTTTGGAATTGCCAAAATGCTTCCGCGTGATGGAGAAGAGGCAGTGAAGCTCACGCAGACTGGAGAAATTTTCGGCACACCGCTGTACATGAGCCCTGAACAAATCCTGGGCAGACAACTTGATGTGCGCTCTGACATTTATTCACTGGGTTGTGTGATTTACGAAACACTAACAGGTCGTCCGCCATGCCTCGGAAGCAACGCCGTCGACACCATGAACAAACACCTTGTTCAGGAGCCTCCGCATTTTGCCGATGCCCTTCCTGAAGAATATATTCCTGAAGCAATCGAGGCTGTTGTTTGGAAAGCGCTTGCCAAAGAGCCTGACAAACGTTATCAAACAATGGCAGAGTTCAAGGAAGACCTACTAATTGCCGGAGGACCTACAGACTGGAAAGACAGTCACGGAAAAGCTCCGACATTGAGAGCAACAGGCTGGCAGCCACCTGTAAGCAAAAAGCAACTTTACGCCGGCATTGGAGCCGGAGTCCTAGCAGGTATTTTGCTCATAGGCTGGGCTATGCTTTCACCTCAAGGTCCATATCAACAGAGCCTAGCCAGCAAGCGTTGGCAAGAATTGACGGACGAGTCGGAAAAGGCCGTGCAGGAATATGACTTCAATAAAGCGATTCGCTCGACTGAGCAAGCTGTAATTGAAGCAAAAAAACTTGGAATTACAAACGAAAAATTGGGCGACAGCTTGCATGACTTAGGTGCTTTGTACAGGCTGACAGAAAACTATAAGAAAGCAGAGAAATGTTTGTTTGACAGCCAGCAAATTCGCGAACGACTCAATGGTCCCGAAAGCCCAGAAGTGGCCGATTGTCTGGACAATCTAGGTGCCATTTACCGCAAGCAAGGCAAATTCAAGCAAGCGGAAGACTTCTTCACAAGATCACTAACAATAAAATCTAAAGATGGCGAGCCAGACGATGAATCTGCTGCAGTGACTCTCAACAGTCTCGGCATGCTTCATTCTGCAACAGGCAAGTACGCACAGGCGAAAGACGAATACAGCCGCGCCCTGAAAATCAGAGAAGCCACTCTTGGTGCCAACAATCCAGCTACTGCCGATATTTTGACCAACCTGGGACTGTTGTACCAGCGCCAAGACAAATATATTGAAGCCGAGGCGATGTACAAAAAGGCAATTAGCGCATACGAAACTCAAGGGCCCAACGACATAAGTCTTGACGAACCATTGAGAGACTATGCAGATCTACTTAGAAAGACAAGTCGTTTTCCTGAAGCGGAAGCTGTAGAAAAACGATTGGCGCAAATTGAAAATGCTAATCGTCCGCAGGGGAAATAA
- a CDS encoding protein kinase, whose amino-acid sequence MPRILLVEDHDDLRAMMHERLLKEEYQVNVFDNGLDAFQCLQKTTFDLLILDWELPGMSGIDILKNFRDAGGTTPVLMLTGRKLMEDKEAGFDAGADDYLTKPFNPKEFSMRIKALIRRRQQPKGTLHFENGAIIAEKYQIISIIGEGGVGMVYKAHHKFLDKLVALKLLRPEYATDQVVVARFKREAQAVDSLKHPNIATVHDYGVLSDGRPFMVMDFIEGRTLYNLLVLNQRLEVRRAINIFVKVCDALSYAHDHGVIHRDLKPSNIMLSEENGEEIPKLLDFGIAKLLDTSQQLTRTGEFCGSPLYVSPEQCTSSKQDQRADIFSLGCVICETLTGEAPFHGETVMETIHKRLHERPPHLMDLNPEAHIPPLLNDIVRKTLELDPMNRYQSMDDLKTDLQSVLTSL is encoded by the coding sequence ATGCCTCGCATTTTGCTCGTAGAAGATCACGATGATCTAAGAGCGATGATGCACGAGCGCTTGCTTAAGGAAGAGTACCAGGTCAATGTTTTCGATAATGGACTAGATGCATTTCAATGCCTGCAAAAGACGACTTTTGATTTGCTTATACTCGACTGGGAATTGCCCGGCATGTCCGGCATTGACATTCTCAAAAACTTTCGAGACGCCGGCGGAACGACTCCTGTTTTGATGCTCACCGGCAGAAAATTGATGGAAGACAAAGAGGCGGGTTTCGATGCCGGCGCCGATGACTATTTAACAAAACCGTTTAATCCCAAGGAATTTTCCATGCGCATTAAGGCGCTCATTAGGCGGCGACAACAACCAAAAGGCACTTTGCATTTTGAAAACGGCGCCATTATTGCCGAGAAATACCAAATCATCTCGATAATAGGAGAAGGCGGCGTCGGTATGGTTTACAAAGCGCACCACAAATTTCTGGACAAACTTGTTGCACTTAAGCTTTTGCGTCCAGAATATGCCACCGATCAAGTTGTGGTGGCACGTTTCAAGCGAGAGGCTCAAGCAGTGGACAGCTTGAAACACCCAAACATAGCCACGGTGCACGACTATGGAGTTCTCAGTGATGGTCGACCATTTATGGTGATGGATTTCATTGAGGGGCGCACTCTATATAATCTGCTTGTGTTGAATCAAAGGCTGGAAGTGCGTCGCGCGATAAATATATTTGTAAAAGTCTGCGATGCATTATCTTACGCTCACGATCATGGCGTTATCCATCGCGATCTCAAACCCAGCAACATCATGCTGTCTGAAGAAAACGGCGAAGAGATACCAAAGCTGCTTGATTTCGGAATTGCCAAATTACTTGATACCTCACAGCAATTGACTCGCACCGGCGAGTTTTGCGGCAGCCCGCTGTATGTAAGTCCTGAGCAGTGCACAAGCAGCAAACAAGATCAGCGCGCGGATATTTTTTCACTAGGCTGCGTGATATGCGAGACTCTTACCGGCGAAGCACCATTTCATGGCGAAACCGTCATGGAAACCATTCACAAGCGTTTGCATGAAAGACCGCCCCACTTGATGGATCTAAATCCGGAAGCGCATATTCCGCCCTTGCTCAACGACATCGTGAGAAAGACGCTTGAACTCGATCCGATGAATCGTTATCAATCGATGGACGATCTTAAAACAGATTTGCAATCTGTACTTACTTCGTTGTAA
- a CDS encoding quinone-dependent dihydroorotate dehydrogenase translates to MDHALFYKQYIRPLLFKLDSESAHRLAHEAGHLAGSLFPLFANDLKYQGTDLSVNLAGTKLENPVGLAAGFDKNGLLASMLGNIGFGFAEIGSVTGKPSAGNPKPRLFRLVDDEGLINRLGLNGDGAEVVAQRLKTTNLSLPIGINIAKTNDPSIKGDLAVEDILHSFKAVKDLPAIYVTINASCPNTKEGILEEKKQLGTIFSEVQKLNLGKLPLFVKLSPDSSDELLHDMVEESIGNNLAGYVCGNTTTTRKSLRSNSQMIEQIGTGGLSGRPLKDLGLSLCRRIAKLKDANQTIIGVGGIFSGQDAFDYIAAGATVVEIYTGLIYEGPTLPKQICEELSALLKSQGMSITEAIGSEGRIKA, encoded by the coding sequence ATGGATCACGCCCTTTTCTATAAGCAATATATTCGACCACTGCTTTTCAAGCTCGATTCGGAGTCCGCACACAGACTGGCGCATGAAGCTGGACACTTGGCAGGCTCCTTATTTCCGCTGTTTGCAAATGACCTCAAATATCAAGGTACGGACCTTTCAGTAAATCTTGCCGGCACCAAACTGGAAAATCCAGTCGGGCTAGCTGCCGGCTTCGACAAGAACGGCTTGTTGGCATCGATGCTTGGAAACATTGGCTTCGGGTTTGCGGAAATTGGCTCCGTCACCGGCAAGCCAAGCGCAGGCAATCCCAAACCGAGGCTCTTTCGTTTGGTCGATGACGAGGGATTGATCAACAGATTAGGACTAAACGGAGATGGAGCTGAAGTTGTTGCGCAACGGCTTAAAACAACAAATCTCTCATTACCAATCGGCATAAACATCGCAAAAACAAACGACCCTTCGATAAAAGGTGATCTCGCCGTCGAAGATATTCTCCACAGCTTCAAAGCCGTAAAAGATCTGCCTGCTATTTACGTGACGATTAATGCCAGTTGTCCAAATACCAAAGAAGGAATACTGGAAGAGAAAAAACAACTTGGCACTATCTTTTCGGAAGTGCAAAAATTGAACTTAGGAAAATTGCCTTTGTTTGTCAAATTGTCACCAGACAGCAGTGACGAGTTGTTGCACGACATGGTGGAAGAATCTATCGGCAACAATCTTGCCGGTTATGTCTGCGGTAACACGACAACAACACGCAAGTCTCTGCGCAGTAATTCTCAAATGATCGAACAGATTGGTACAGGTGGATTAAGTGGACGTCCACTAAAAGACTTGGGATTGTCTTTGTGCCGTCGCATCGCGAAATTGAAAGACGCCAATCAAACAATTATTGGCGTAGGTGGAATATTTTCAGGACAAGATGCTTTTGATTACATTGCCGCCGGTGCAACTGTTGTAGAAATCTATACCGGGTTAATTTATGAAGGGCCCACATTGCCGAAACAAATTTGCGAAGAGTTGTCGGCATTGCTCAAATCGCAAGGGATGTCCATAACAGAGGCAATCGGATCAGAAGGCAGAATAAAAGCATGA
- a CDS encoding MFS transporter — protein sequence MLVEERLSAPITHSGKDAASPREISAWVIYHFANSGFSAVVLTAVFNAFFVNVIAKGAGFDQGTSTLLWTLVIAVANLFVVASAPALGALADYSAAKKKILLVATIGGVIFTALLSLTAPGTVVLASGLLIAACLMCATAEDMIAAFLPEISTTEKMGRTSAYGCMASHLGCLLVLGLCLAYVSWAQSMGQTEAQFVPMTMIIVAAIYAVFSVPIFLWLKERAVEQHLPQGQSLWQHGFIRLKETMNHARHFQDLFRFLATLLVYSSGTATVVVLAAVYAQQVMGFKLNETIIMILLVNLTAAIGAFAFGFVQDKLGSKPTLAITLVLWCIAILMTFVTTDKTMFWVAANLIGVAMGSSYSVGRALVGQFSPPDRAGEFFGLWGLAMKTAAIIGPISYGLITYLSAGNHRMAIASTAAFFIIGLIMLTTVNERRGREAALTTK from the coding sequence ATGCTTGTGGAAGAACGACTGAGCGCTCCGATTACTCATTCAGGAAAGGACGCGGCATCGCCTCGTGAAATCTCTGCCTGGGTGATATATCACTTTGCCAACTCAGGTTTTTCCGCAGTTGTGCTGACGGCGGTATTCAATGCATTTTTTGTAAATGTGATCGCTAAAGGTGCCGGCTTTGATCAAGGCACTTCCACACTTCTCTGGACATTGGTAATTGCTGTAGCCAATCTCTTTGTCGTTGCCAGCGCTCCGGCTTTAGGTGCACTTGCTGACTACAGCGCAGCGAAAAAGAAAATTCTTCTAGTCGCCACAATAGGTGGGGTAATATTCACCGCGCTTCTTTCTCTGACAGCTCCAGGAACAGTCGTACTTGCTTCAGGTCTTCTCATTGCTGCATGTTTGATGTGCGCCACGGCTGAAGATATGATCGCGGCATTTTTGCCTGAAATTTCCACGACTGAAAAAATGGGACGCACATCAGCCTATGGTTGTATGGCTAGCCACCTAGGTTGCCTGCTTGTTTTGGGACTTTGCTTGGCATACGTTAGCTGGGCTCAGTCAATGGGACAAACAGAAGCACAATTTGTGCCGATGACTATGATAATTGTTGCTGCCATTTACGCTGTCTTTTCCGTACCGATATTTTTGTGGTTGAAAGAGCGTGCTGTTGAGCAACACTTGCCGCAAGGACAGAGCCTTTGGCAGCATGGATTTATAAGATTGAAAGAGACCATGAATCATGCTCGTCATTTTCAAGACTTGTTCCGGTTTTTAGCCACGCTTCTAGTCTATTCAAGTGGAACAGCTACGGTTGTTGTCTTAGCGGCCGTTTATGCGCAACAAGTGATGGGCTTCAAGTTGAATGAAACCATCATTATGATTTTGCTGGTAAATCTAACTGCAGCTATTGGAGCATTTGCATTTGGTTTTGTTCAAGACAAGCTTGGTTCAAAACCAACTCTGGCAATCACACTTGTGCTTTGGTGTATAGCTATTTTGATGACTTTTGTCACCACCGATAAAACAATGTTTTGGGTAGCAGCAAATCTAATTGGCGTTGCTATGGGTTCAAGCTATTCTGTCGGACGCGCTCTGGTTGGACAATTTTCACCTCCTGATAGAGCCGGTGAATTTTTTGGTCTCTGGGGATTGGCAATGAAAACAGCAGCCATAATTGGACCCATCAGCTATGGGCTTATTACATATTTGAGCGCCGGTAATCACCGCATGGCTATTGCCAGCACAGCAGCATTTTTCATCATCGGTTTGATAATGCTTACGACTGTCAATGAGCGCCGCGGACGCGAAGCAGCTCTTACAACGAAGTAA